A genomic stretch from Telmatocola sphagniphila includes:
- a CDS encoding glycosyltransferase, which produces MVVLQKTEQKPVTILDARVIAGSGGGPDKTIINSPRYLQSAGYRMLCAYMHSSRDAGFEKLRDKARDKQTELLSVHDEGPLDYRVVPRMLKICREQQVDIWHGHDYKTNALGLLLKRFHPMRLVTTLHGWVHNTHRTPLYYRIDQLTLRYYEKVICVSEDLYKLARQAGVPATRCELLENGIDLEDYKRRKSITEAKEELGFRTDRLLIGACGRLSAEKGFDILIAAVGHLLQNFPFVELAIVGEGEEKAKLEQIIRDWSLQDHVKLLGYRSDVPQLYEAFDIFALSSHREGLPNVVLEAMATEVPVVATAVNGVPKLIREGENGLLVRAGQVEDLREALQRLVEEASLRQRLGSRARQTVENEFSFAKRMDKLRRMYDRMLARK; this is translated from the coding sequence ATGGTAGTGTTGCAGAAGACCGAACAGAAGCCCGTGACCATTCTCGATGCGCGGGTAATAGCCGGTTCGGGCGGCGGTCCGGATAAGACCATCATCAACTCGCCGCGCTATCTGCAAAGCGCCGGTTACCGGATGCTCTGTGCTTACATGCACAGTTCGCGGGATGCCGGGTTTGAGAAATTACGCGACAAGGCACGCGACAAGCAGACCGAACTGCTGAGCGTGCACGATGAAGGGCCGCTCGACTATCGCGTCGTGCCGCGCATGCTGAAAATCTGCCGGGAACAGCAAGTCGATATCTGGCACGGCCACGATTATAAGACGAACGCTCTGGGACTGCTTCTCAAGCGATTTCATCCGATGCGACTGGTGACCACGCTGCACGGCTGGGTGCATAACACCCATCGCACCCCGCTCTACTATCGCATCGATCAACTGACGTTGCGCTACTACGAAAAAGTGATCTGCGTTTCCGAGGACCTTTATAAGTTGGCCCGGCAGGCTGGCGTACCCGCCACCCGCTGCGAACTCCTGGAAAACGGCATCGATCTCGAAGATTACAAACGCCGTAAGTCGATTACCGAAGCCAAGGAAGAGCTTGGTTTCCGAACCGATCGCCTGCTCATCGGTGCCTGCGGACGCCTGAGTGCCGAAAAAGGCTTCGATATCCTGATCGCGGCGGTCGGCCACCTGCTTCAGAATTTCCCGTTCGTTGAACTGGCCATCGTCGGTGAAGGAGAAGAGAAAGCGAAGCTCGAACAGATCATCCGGGATTGGTCGCTGCAGGATCATGTGAAGCTACTCGGCTACCGTTCCGATGTGCCTCAGCTTTATGAGGCGTTCGACATCTTCGCTCTGAGCAGCCATCGCGAGGGTTTGCCCAACGTCGTGCTGGAGGCAATGGCTACCGAGGTGCCGGTGGTGGCGACAGCCGTCAACGGGGTTCCGAAGTTGATTCGCGAAGGTGAAAATGGGCTGCTGGTCCGGGCGGGTCAAGTCGAGGATCTTCGGGAAGCGTTGCAGCGATTGGTCGAAGAGGCTTCCTTGCGGCAGCGGTTAGGTTCCCGGGCTCGCCAAACGGTGGAAAACGAATTCAGCTTTGCCAAACGAATGGATAAGCTGCGACGCATGTACGACCGCATGCTCGCGCGTAAGTAA
- a CDS encoding glycosyltransferase has translation MEVSSESSPTGRLKVGFVLHLMQVAGAEVLVAETIRRLKDQIEPTIFCLDGVGQIGERMIAEGIPLVNLGRKPGLDWKVAWRMAREIRKRKIRVVHAHQYSPFFYAALAKIPARFSFRLILTEHGRHYPDVVSWKRRWFNRLFLDRLANAVNACCEFSAYALMEKEGFRANRIEVIENGIDLTRYCEAADLDSLREKFGFSKTRKYIACVARFHPVKDHAMLIRAVARLTGTDSNIDLVLVGDGPLRPQLEAQVRDLKIEKRVKFLGIRNDVADILRAVDIFALTSVSEAASLTLLEAMACSRPVVVTDVGGNPEIVREGIDGFRVPRNDDAACAAAFLKIVQDPALAKRMGESGRKRVEEIYTLERTLQRYKKLYEQLA, from the coding sequence ACGATCCGTCGTTTGAAAGATCAGATCGAGCCGACGATTTTCTGTCTCGATGGCGTGGGTCAGATCGGTGAGCGGATGATCGCCGAGGGGATTCCTCTGGTGAATCTCGGCCGTAAACCGGGGCTCGACTGGAAAGTGGCCTGGCGCATGGCCCGGGAGATTCGCAAGCGAAAAATTCGAGTCGTTCACGCTCATCAGTACTCGCCGTTTTTCTACGCGGCCCTGGCGAAAATCCCGGCCCGCTTCTCTTTCCGGCTGATACTGACCGAGCATGGCCGGCACTATCCCGATGTGGTGTCCTGGAAACGGCGCTGGTTCAACCGGCTGTTTCTGGATCGTCTGGCCAATGCGGTGAATGCCTGCTGCGAATTCAGCGCGTATGCCTTGATGGAGAAAGAAGGGTTCCGGGCCAATCGCATCGAAGTCATCGAAAACGGCATCGACTTAACGCGCTACTGCGAAGCAGCGGATCTCGATTCGCTGCGAGAGAAATTCGGATTCTCCAAAACGCGAAAATATATCGCCTGCGTGGCCCGCTTTCATCCGGTGAAGGATCACGCCATGCTGATCCGGGCTGTTGCTCGGCTGACCGGGACTGATTCGAATATCGATTTGGTATTAGTAGGCGATGGCCCGCTGCGGCCGCAACTGGAAGCCCAGGTTCGCGATTTGAAAATCGAGAAGCGGGTCAAGTTCCTCGGTATCCGCAATGATGTGGCCGATATTCTGCGGGCTGTGGATATCTTCGCACTGACCTCCGTCAGCGAAGCAGCTTCCCTCACCCTGCTGGAAGCCATGGCCTGTTCCCGGCCGGTGGTCGTGACCGATGTCGGCGGCAATCCCGAGATCGTTCGGGAAGGCATCGACGGGTTTCGGGTGCCGCGCAACGACGATGCGGCCTGTGCGGCGGCTTTCCTGAAAATAGTTCAAGATCCAGCTCTGGCGAAACGGATGGGAGAATCGGGTCGGAAGCGCGTCGAAGAAATCTACACTCTGGAACGAACCCTCCAGCGTTACAAAAAGCTGTACGAACAACTGGCATGA
- a CDS encoding glycosyltransferase family protein: MTSPLLVFSDDWGRHPSSCQHLIRHLVAERPVAWVNTIGTRSPKLDWATFKRVAGKLRQWVLPKKKALQALELPANLRVYNPKMWPYFRSGMDRAINRKLLLRHLMPVVAEKTAKPIAITTLPIVADLVGKLPVERWVYYCVDDFSQWPGLDQKAMDRMERLLVSRVDRIVAVSETLRERMKKLGRSDVELLTHGVDADFWQVENAPPIVRFSPHDAPLFLFWGVIDRRMDLEFVRQLSRDLTEGTILLVGPTNEPDPELFRLPRVQWKAAVPIEELPKLAAEANVLIMPYADLPVTRAMQPLKLKEYLATGKAAVARDLPANRDWSDALDLAANPKEFSDRVRERLKEGVPAEQLQARQRLKDESWSSKARQFQQWID; this comes from the coding sequence ATGACTTCACCCCTATTGGTCTTCTCCGATGATTGGGGTCGGCATCCTTCTTCCTGCCAGCATCTGATCCGGCATCTGGTGGCGGAGCGACCAGTCGCCTGGGTGAACACCATCGGCACGCGTTCGCCCAAGCTCGATTGGGCGACATTCAAACGAGTGGCCGGCAAGCTTCGCCAGTGGGTGCTACCGAAAAAAAAAGCTTTACAAGCTCTGGAATTGCCAGCGAATCTGCGGGTCTACAACCCGAAAATGTGGCCCTATTTTCGATCCGGCATGGATCGAGCGATTAACCGCAAACTCTTGCTGCGACACCTGATGCCGGTAGTCGCGGAGAAGACTGCGAAGCCAATAGCGATTACCACTCTGCCGATTGTGGCCGACCTGGTGGGGAAATTGCCCGTCGAGCGCTGGGTCTACTACTGCGTCGATGATTTCAGCCAGTGGCCCGGCCTGGATCAAAAGGCCATGGATCGGATGGAGCGACTTCTGGTTTCCCGCGTCGATCGCATCGTTGCCGTCAGCGAAACGTTACGGGAGCGGATGAAAAAACTGGGAAGATCCGATGTTGAATTACTAACGCACGGCGTCGACGCCGATTTTTGGCAAGTCGAGAACGCCCCTCCGATTGTGAGATTTTCTCCCCACGACGCGCCGCTTTTTCTATTCTGGGGTGTGATCGACCGGCGTATGGATCTGGAATTCGTCCGTCAGCTTTCGCGAGACCTGACTGAAGGAACGATTCTGCTCGTGGGACCGACCAACGAACCCGATCCGGAATTGTTTCGGTTACCCCGGGTGCAGTGGAAAGCGGCCGTGCCCATCGAGGAATTGCCGAAGCTGGCCGCCGAGGCCAACGTCCTGATCATGCCCTATGCCGATCTGCCGGTGACGCGAGCGATGCAGCCGTTGAAGTTGAAGGAATATCTGGCGACGGGTAAAGCGGCGGTGGCTCGGGATCTGCCGGCCAATAGAGATTGGTCGGACGCACTCGATTTGGCCGCGAATCCGAAGGAGTTTTCCGATCGGGTTCGAGAACGATTAAAAGAGGGTGTGCCGGCCGAACAGCTCCAGGCTCGACAGCGGTTGAAGGACGAAAGCTGGTCATCCAAGGCGCGACAATTTCAACAGTGGATCGACTAA
- a CDS encoding acyltransferase: MKSIVKSALHFLANIAAFPFVLVYFLKVPVLGKDRSLEGSTEQLAILPGVSGQYIRRAFLAWTIEKCHPSATICFGVIFSKTQARIEENVYIGSRCQLGKVHVQRDVLIASGTHVTSGSKMHGIDDPNVPIREQEGVFEKVTIGAGSWIGSLAVVMADVGKNCVIGAGAVVTKSIPDQCVAGGVPAKVIRERV; encoded by the coding sequence ATGAAATCGATTGTCAAATCCGCGCTGCATTTTCTTGCCAATATCGCTGCCTTCCCGTTTGTACTCGTCTACTTTCTGAAGGTGCCCGTATTGGGCAAAGATCGGTCGCTCGAAGGTTCTACTGAACAGCTGGCAATACTGCCCGGCGTATCGGGCCAGTACATCCGCCGGGCGTTCCTGGCCTGGACGATTGAGAAATGTCATCCGTCGGCGACGATTTGCTTCGGAGTGATTTTCTCCAAGACCCAGGCTCGCATCGAAGAGAATGTCTACATCGGTTCCCGCTGTCAGTTGGGTAAAGTGCACGTGCAGCGCGATGTGCTGATTGCTTCCGGCACGCACGTAACCAGCGGCTCCAAAATGCACGGCATTGATGACCCGAATGTTCCGATTCGCGAGCAGGAAGGGGTCTTCGAAAAAGTGACGATCGGGGCCGGTAGCTGGATCGGTAGTCTGGCCGTGGTGATGGCCGATGTGGGGAAAAACTGTGTGATCGGCGCCGGCGCCGTGGTGACCAAATCGATTCCCGATCAATGTGTCGCCGGGGGCGTGCCGGCAAAGGTCATTCGCGAACGAGTCTGA
- a CDS encoding RIFT barrel domain-containing protein, producing MDIDIRLSPGQLSQRTQEPVTHGVPFARGVLTDPNHLRLHDPHGNSLPLQSEVLERWPDGSCRWVLLDWQATVNGEAVYKLKIAPTSTRPPVLKEVPKFMDWELLVRDEACKEYTYDFTHAKLETDGPLRKTWLMKVDPSLARHNELPVALTARMDYFLGLNVCRVQLTLHNWRAAEHPGGLWDLGNGGSVYLTAAELKLKASGTIQYSLDPDAPFETVPGSSCFVNQYSSGGVNWSSSNHLDRHRKIPMKQTGIECFPVREENLSEMRAVPILQRGSRAICLPEFWQNFPKFIEARPEGLSLDLFPAVPETANEIQGGEQKTHTFYIAFDIDKITSHPLEWAREPLLPTLDPNYVESTQAIKYLTARSTDSQSIYLKLVDQAIEGEDTFFRKREIIDEYGWRHFGDIYGDHEAVFHEGPTPLVSHYNNQYDPVAGFAYQFLRSGDRRWFSQMSELAQHVIDIDIYNTDEDKAAYNHGLFWHTYHYVDADTGTHRTYPKRGRIPPKGIPVPGGGPANEQNYAHGLLLTYFLTGNKLARDAAIGLAQWVIDMDDGGKTIFRWLTRHHTGLASSSRDPSYHGPGRGAANSISVLCDGFRLTQNRKFLNKAEELIRRVIHPSDDPTRILTLKHNGKVLVDAENRWFYTMFLQALGKYLDLKVERNEFDSAYAYGRTCLLNYSRWMLEIEAPYLSNPEILEYPTETWVAQDMRKSEIFLYAAEHAETSERPLFLEKARYFFDYSVNTLDGMKTKSLCRPVVLLLSFGWMYNWFQKHPETVLPGPKESKTNFGQPTVFVPQKVIAKQRAKQLVAAAGLLVMAGIIYLVLKR from the coding sequence ATGGATATCGACATTCGGCTCTCACCCGGCCAGCTTTCGCAGCGAACTCAGGAACCCGTTACCCACGGCGTGCCCTTTGCCCGGGGAGTTTTGACCGACCCCAACCACTTACGGCTTCACGATCCGCACGGCAATTCTCTACCTCTGCAAAGCGAAGTATTGGAACGCTGGCCCGATGGCAGTTGTCGCTGGGTCCTGCTCGACTGGCAGGCCACCGTTAACGGGGAAGCCGTTTATAAGCTCAAGATTGCGCCGACTTCGACCCGGCCGCCGGTGCTGAAGGAAGTTCCCAAGTTCATGGACTGGGAATTGCTGGTGCGGGATGAAGCCTGCAAAGAGTACACCTACGACTTCACGCATGCCAAGTTGGAAACCGATGGCCCCCTGCGAAAAACCTGGTTGATGAAGGTCGACCCGTCCCTGGCCCGGCACAACGAACTGCCGGTAGCACTGACCGCCCGCATGGACTATTTTCTCGGCTTGAACGTCTGCCGGGTTCAGTTGACGCTGCACAACTGGCGCGCCGCCGAGCACCCGGGTGGCCTCTGGGACTTGGGCAACGGCGGCTCGGTCTATCTGACCGCCGCGGAACTCAAGCTCAAAGCCAGCGGTACGATTCAATATTCTCTCGATCCCGATGCACCGTTTGAAACGGTGCCCGGTTCCAGCTGTTTCGTGAATCAGTATTCCTCGGGGGGAGTCAACTGGTCGAGCAGTAACCATCTCGACCGGCACCGTAAAATTCCGATGAAACAAACGGGTATCGAGTGCTTCCCGGTCCGGGAAGAAAACCTGAGCGAAATGCGAGCGGTGCCGATTCTGCAGCGTGGCTCGCGGGCCATCTGCCTACCGGAGTTCTGGCAGAATTTTCCCAAGTTCATCGAAGCCCGGCCGGAGGGACTTTCTCTCGATCTCTTTCCCGCCGTGCCCGAGACGGCCAATGAAATTCAAGGCGGCGAGCAGAAAACCCACACCTTCTATATCGCTTTTGATATCGACAAGATCACAAGCCACCCGCTGGAGTGGGCTCGAGAGCCACTACTGCCTACGCTGGATCCCAACTACGTCGAAAGTACCCAGGCGATCAAATATCTGACGGCCAGATCGACCGATTCCCAGAGCATTTATTTGAAGCTAGTCGATCAGGCCATTGAAGGCGAGGATACGTTTTTCCGAAAGCGCGAAATCATTGACGAATATGGTTGGCGGCACTTCGGCGATATCTACGGCGATCACGAAGCGGTGTTTCACGAAGGTCCGACACCGCTGGTCTCTCATTACAACAACCAGTATGATCCGGTGGCTGGTTTCGCTTATCAGTTTCTACGCAGCGGCGACCGGCGCTGGTTTTCGCAGATGAGCGAACTTGCTCAGCACGTCATCGATATCGACATATATAACACCGATGAAGATAAGGCCGCTTATAACCACGGCCTGTTCTGGCATACCTACCACTACGTCGACGCCGACACGGGAACGCACCGCACTTATCCCAAACGCGGCCGTATTCCCCCCAAGGGAATTCCCGTTCCCGGCGGGGGACCGGCCAACGAACAAAACTACGCTCACGGCCTTTTGCTGACTTATTTTCTGACCGGCAACAAGCTCGCTCGGGACGCCGCGATCGGTCTGGCGCAGTGGGTCATCGATATGGACGATGGCGGCAAAACTATCTTCCGTTGGCTGACCCGGCATCACACGGGTTTAGCTTCCAGTTCCCGCGATCCGTCATACCATGGTCCCGGCCGCGGCGCCGCCAATTCCATTAGCGTGCTTTGCGACGGTTTCCGACTCACTCAGAATCGGAAATTTCTGAACAAAGCCGAGGAACTGATTCGACGCGTGATTCACCCGAGCGACGATCCGACGCGGATTCTGACCTTGAAGCACAACGGGAAGGTCCTGGTCGATGCGGAAAATCGCTGGTTTTACACGATGTTCCTGCAAGCCCTCGGCAAGTATCTCGATCTGAAGGTGGAGCGGAACGAATTCGATTCCGCTTATGCTTACGGCCGGACCTGCCTGTTGAATTATTCGCGCTGGATGCTGGAGATCGAAGCGCCTTATCTCAGCAATCCGGAAATCCTCGAGTATCCCACCGAAACCTGGGTCGCCCAGGACATGCGCAAGAGCGAGATTTTTCTATACGCCGCGGAACATGCCGAGACTTCCGAACGGCCGCTATTTCTGGAGAAAGCTCGATACTTCTTCGACTATTCGGTGAACACTCTCGACGGCATGAAAACCAAATCTCTGTGCCGACCGGTGGTACTGCTGCTGAGCTTTGGCTGGATGTACAACTGGTTCCAGAAGCATCCCGAAACCGTGTTGCCCGGGCCTAAGGAGTCAAAAACCAATTTTGGTCAGCCGACCGTTTTCGTTCCTCAGAAAGTTATCGCCAAGCAAAGAGCGAAACAACTGGTTGCGGCGGCGGGACTATTAGTGATGGCCGGGATCATTTATCTGGTGTTGAAGCGATAA